In Pseudomonas fakonensis, one DNA window encodes the following:
- a CDS encoding DUF1127 domain-containing protein, whose amino-acid sequence MGSLSDVRVQLLAKELEAGQRTRIYDPLANLSRWGLMLHRWRTRKALLELDARQLRDIGLSWEQAREEGCKPFWRE is encoded by the coding sequence ATGGGCAGCTTGAGCGATGTGCGTGTGCAACTGTTGGCCAAGGAACTGGAGGCCGGGCAACGAACCAGAATCTACGACCCGCTGGCCAACCTCAGCCGCTGGGGCCTCATGCTGCATCGCTGGCGCACCCGCAAGGCGCTGCTTGAGCTGGATGCACGCCAGCTGCGCGATATCGGCCTGAGCTGGGAGCAGGCGCGGGAGGAGGGCTGCAAGCCGTTCTGGCGCGAGTGA
- the dadR gene encoding transcriptional regulator DadR, which produces MRTQHQSKRELDKIDRNILRILQNDGRISFTELGEKVGLSTTPCTERVRRLEREGIIMGYNARLNPQHLKGSLLVFVEISLDYKSGDTFEEFRRAVLKLPHVLECHLVSGDFDYLVKARISEMASYRKLLGDILLKLPHVRESKSYIVMEEVKESLCLPIPD; this is translated from the coding sequence ATGAGAACCCAGCACCAGAGCAAGCGTGAACTGGACAAGATCGACCGCAACATCCTGCGGATCCTGCAGAATGACGGCCGTATCTCGTTCACCGAACTGGGCGAGAAAGTCGGGCTGTCGACCACCCCGTGTACCGAACGCGTGCGCCGCCTGGAACGCGAGGGGATCATCATGGGCTACAACGCCCGGCTGAACCCGCAGCACCTCAAGGGCAGCCTGCTGGTGTTTGTCGAGATCAGCCTGGACTACAAGTCGGGCGACACCTTCGAGGAGTTCCGCCGCGCGGTGCTCAAGCTGCCCCACGTGCTGGAGTGCCACCTGGTGTCGGGTGACTTCGACTACCTGGTGAAGGCGCGTATTTCGGAGATGGCGTCGTACCGCAAGCTGCTCGGCGACATCCTGCTGAAGCTGCCGCACGTGCGCGAGTCGAAGAGCTACATCGTGATGGAAGAGGTGAAAGAGAGCCTTTGCCTGCCGATTCCGGATTGA
- the dadA gene encoding D-amino acid dehydrogenase translates to MRVLVLGSGVIGTASAYYLARQGFEVTVVDRQPAVAMETSFANAGQISPGYASPWAAPGVPLKAIKWLLERHAPLAIKLTGDVDQYLWMAQMLRNCTASRYAVNKERMVRLSEYSRDCLDELRAETGIAYEARTLGTTQLFRTQAQVDAAAKDIAVLEQSGVPYELLDRDAIARVEPALAGVKGILAGALRLPNDQTGDCQLFTTKLAELAIKAGVEFRFGQDIQRLDFAGDRINGVWVDGKLETADRYVLALGSYSPQMLKPLGIKAPVYPLKGYSLTVPITDAAMAPTSTILDETYKVAITRFDNRIRVGGMAEIAGFDLSLNPRRRETLEMIVNDLYPRGGDLSQADFWTGLRPATPDGTPIVGATRYRNLFLNTGHGTLGWTMACGSGRLLADLIARKKPQISAAGLDISRYGNEPEVAKQGHTAPAHQ, encoded by the coding sequence ATGCGAGTTCTGGTACTTGGTAGCGGTGTGATCGGAACCGCCAGTGCCTATTACCTGGCCCGGCAAGGTTTCGAAGTGACGGTGGTCGACCGCCAGCCGGCGGTGGCCATGGAAACCAGTTTTGCCAACGCCGGCCAGATCTCGCCGGGCTATGCCTCGCCCTGGGCCGCCCCGGGCGTGCCGCTCAAAGCCATCAAGTGGCTGCTGGAGCGCCACGCGCCTTTGGCCATCAAGCTGACTGGCGACGTCGACCAGTACCTGTGGATGGCGCAGATGCTGCGCAACTGCACCGCCAGCCGCTATGCGGTGAACAAGGAGCGCATGGTGCGCCTGTCCGAGTACAGCCGCGACTGCCTCGACGAGCTGCGCGCCGAAACCGGCATCGCTTACGAAGCCCGCACCCTGGGCACCACCCAGCTGTTCCGCACCCAGGCCCAGGTGGACGCCGCGGCCAAGGACATCGCCGTGCTGGAGCAGTCCGGTGTGCCTTACGAGCTGCTCGACCGCGACGCCATTGCCCGCGTGGAGCCGGCCCTGGCGGGTGTCAAAGGCATCCTTGCCGGCGCCCTGCGCCTGCCCAACGACCAGACCGGCGACTGCCAGCTGTTCACCACCAAGCTGGCGGAGCTGGCGATCAAGGCAGGCGTCGAGTTTCGCTTTGGCCAGGACATCCAGCGCCTGGACTTTGCCGGCGACCGCATCAACGGTGTGTGGGTCGACGGCAAGCTGGAAACCGCCGACCGCTACGTGCTGGCCCTGGGCAGCTACTCGCCGCAGATGCTCAAGCCGCTGGGCATCAAGGCGCCGGTGTACCCGCTCAAGGGCTACTCGCTGACCGTACCGATCACCGATGCCGCCATGGCGCCGACCTCGACCATTCTCGACGAAACCTACAAGGTCGCCATCACCCGTTTCGACAACCGCATCCGCGTCGGCGGCATGGCCGAAATCGCAGGTTTCGACCTGTCGCTGAACCCGCGCCGGCGTGAAACGCTGGAGATGATCGTCAACGACCTTTATCCTCGCGGCGGCGACCTGAGCCAGGCCGACTTCTGGACCGGCTTGCGCCCGGCCACCCCCGACGGCACCCCGATCGTCGGCGCCACCCGGTACCGCAACCTGTTCCTCAACACCGGCCACGGCACCCTGGGCTGGACCATGGCCTGCGGCTCCGGCCGCCTGCTGGCGGACCTGATCGCACGCAAGAAGCCGCAGATCAGCGCCGCAGGCCTGGATATTTCCCGCTACGGCAACGAACCGGAAGTCGCCAAGCAGGGTCATACGGCGCCTGCCCACCAGTAA
- a CDS encoding YkgJ family cysteine cluster protein, which translates to MPCNRHKIHFLRELIPSFECEPGCHDCCGPVTTSSEEMARLPRKSQAEQDAALEHLNCVHLGPNGCTVYEERPMICRLFGTTPRLACPRGRGPAQPIDPGAEQLVHQFIATTRQVLV; encoded by the coding sequence ATGCCCTGCAACCGCCACAAGATCCACTTCCTGCGTGAACTCATCCCCTCGTTCGAGTGCGAGCCCGGCTGCCACGACTGCTGCGGCCCGGTCACCACCTCGTCCGAAGAGATGGCCCGCCTGCCGCGCAAGAGCCAGGCCGAACAGGACGCGGCCCTGGAACACCTGAACTGCGTACACCTGGGCCCCAACGGCTGCACCGTCTACGAAGAACGCCCGATGATCTGCCGGTTGTTCGGCACCACCCCGCGCCTGGCCTGCCCCCGTGGCCGCGGCCCGGCGCAGCCGATCGACCCGGGGGCCGAACAGCTGGTGCATCAGTTCATCGCTACTACCCGCCAAGTGCTGGTCTGA
- a CDS encoding NAD(P)/FAD-dependent oxidoreductase has product MVHSAQHAASYYAASSAPHPDHAFLQGEHSADVCIVGGGYSGLNTSIELAERGLSVILLEARKLGWGASGRNGGQLIRGVGHGLEQFLPVIGEDGVRAMKLMGLEAVEIVRERIERHAIACDLTWGYCDLANKPDELRGFAEEADALRSLGYRHELRLVTKDDMHSVVGSDQYVGGLVDMGSGHLHPLNLALGEAAAAARLGVRLFEQSEVTRIDYGAQVKVHTAQGQVRANTLVLCCNAYHNDLNRELGGKVLPAGSYIIATEPLGEERARQLLPQNMAVCDQRVALDYYRLSADGRLLFGGACHYSGRDPRDIAAYMRPKMLKVFPQLADVRIDYQWGGMIGIGANRLPQIGRLASQPNVYYAQAYSGHGLNATHLAGRLLGEAICGQHGGRFDLFAKVPHPTFPGGKLLRSPVLALGMLWYRLKELM; this is encoded by the coding sequence ATGGTTCACAGCGCGCAGCACGCCGCCTCCTACTACGCCGCCAGCAGCGCGCCACACCCAGACCACGCCTTCCTGCAGGGCGAGCACAGCGCCGATGTGTGCATCGTCGGCGGCGGCTATTCAGGGCTGAACACCTCCATCGAGCTGGCCGAGCGCGGCCTGTCGGTGATTTTGCTGGAGGCGCGCAAGCTTGGCTGGGGCGCCAGCGGGCGCAACGGCGGGCAACTGATTCGCGGCGTCGGCCATGGCCTTGAGCAGTTTCTGCCGGTGATCGGCGAGGACGGCGTGCGGGCCATGAAACTCATGGGCCTGGAGGCGGTGGAGATCGTCCGCGAACGCATCGAACGCCACGCCATCGCCTGCGACCTGACCTGGGGCTACTGCGACCTGGCCAACAAGCCCGACGAACTCAGAGGCTTCGCCGAAGAGGCCGACGCCCTGCGCAGCCTGGGCTACCGCCACGAATTGCGCTTGGTGACCAAGGACGATATGCACAGCGTGGTCGGCTCTGACCAGTACGTCGGTGGCCTGGTCGACATGGGCTCGGGCCACCTGCACCCGCTCAACCTGGCCCTCGGTGAGGCCGCTGCCGCTGCTCGTTTGGGGGTGCGCCTGTTCGAGCAGTCCGAGGTCACCCGCATCGACTACGGCGCGCAGGTGAAGGTGCACACCGCCCAGGGCCAAGTGCGCGCCAACACCCTGGTGCTGTGCTGCAACGCCTACCATAACGACCTCAACCGCGAGCTGGGCGGCAAGGTGCTGCCCGCCGGCAGCTACATCATCGCCACCGAGCCGCTGGGCGAGGAACGCGCACGCCAGTTGTTGCCGCAGAACATGGCGGTGTGCGACCAGCGCGTGGCGCTGGATTACTACCGGCTGTCGGCCGACGGGCGCCTGCTGTTCGGCGGTGCTTGCCATTACTCCGGGCGCGACCCCAGGGATATCGCCGCGTACATGCGCCCGAAGATGCTCAAGGTGTTCCCCCAGCTTGCAGATGTGCGCATCGACTACCAGTGGGGCGGCATGATCGGCATCGGCGCCAACCGCCTGCCGCAGATCGGCCGGCTGGCCAGCCAGCCCAACGTGTATTACGCCCAGGCCTATTCCGGCCACGGGCTGAACGCCACCCACCTGGCCGGGCGGCTGCTGGGCGAGGCGATTTGCGGGCAGCACGGCGGGCGCTTCGACCTGTTCGCCAAGGTGCCGCACCCGACCTTCCCGGGTGGCAAGCTGCTGCGCTCGCCGGTGCTGGCATTGGGGATGTTGTGGTATCGGCTCAAGGAATTGATGTGA
- a CDS encoding phospholipase D family protein: MRLQRTLPLLLALSLGLSGCASVSTPRDVSQALPASDSAFGRSVQRQAAPYEGRSGFRLLPNSNEAFRARAELIRNAQASIDVQYYIVHDGLSTRALVHELLRAADRGVRVRVLLDDTASDGLDSLIGTLAAHPNIQIRVFNPLHLGRSTGFTRAAGRLFNLSRQHRRMHNKLFLVDNSMAIVGGRNLGDEYFDAEPNLNFTDIDLLGVGPVAEQLGHSFDQYWNSALSRPISDYLWWQPDAADLHASRQRLETWLARARTERKAAYERLMAYQTQPRLDVWRNELIWAHSQALWDAPSKVLADDEPDPQLLMSHQLAPELNGVHRELILVSAYFVPGQPGLLYLTSRADAGTSVKLLTNSLEATDVPAVHGGYAPYRRALLEHGVQLYELRRQPGDAITRRGLTFHGSSDSSLHSKAMVFDRHKTFIGSFNFDPRSVLWNTEVGVLVDSPELAEYTRELALQGMAPALSYQPQLVDGKMVWVTEDNGQRHVLLTEPGGWWRRFNAWVSKAVGLEKML, translated from the coding sequence TTGAGACTCCAGCGCACTCTGCCCCTGCTGCTGGCGCTGTCGCTTGGCCTTTCGGGCTGCGCCAGCGTCAGCACGCCCCGTGACGTGAGCCAGGCCTTGCCCGCAAGCGACTCGGCGTTTGGCCGCTCGGTGCAGCGCCAGGCCGCGCCCTACGAGGGCCGCTCGGGCTTTCGCCTGCTGCCCAACAGCAACGAGGCGTTCCGCGCCCGCGCCGAGCTGATCCGCAACGCCCAGGCCAGCATCGATGTGCAGTACTACATCGTCCACGACGGCCTGAGCACCCGCGCCCTGGTGCATGAACTGCTGCGCGCCGCCGACCGCGGGGTGCGCGTGCGGGTGCTGCTGGACGACACCGCCAGCGACGGCCTGGACAGCCTGATCGGCACCCTCGCCGCCCACCCGAACATCCAGATCCGCGTGTTCAACCCGCTGCACCTGGGCCGCAGCACCGGCTTCACCCGCGCGGCCGGGCGGCTGTTCAACCTGTCGCGCCAGCACCGGCGCATGCACAACAAGCTGTTTTTGGTGGACAACAGCATGGCCATCGTCGGCGGGCGCAACCTGGGCGACGAGTACTTCGATGCCGAGCCCAACCTGAACTTCACCGACATCGACCTGCTGGGGGTGGGGCCGGTGGCCGAGCAGCTGGGGCACAGCTTCGACCAGTACTGGAACAGCGCCCTGAGCCGGCCAATCAGCGACTACCTGTGGTGGCAGCCTGACGCTGCCGACCTGCACGCCAGCCGCCAGCGCCTGGAAACCTGGCTGGCCCGGGCGCGCACCGAGCGCAAGGCGGCCTATGAGCGGCTGATGGCCTACCAGACCCAGCCGCGCCTGGACGTGTGGCGCAACGAGCTGATCTGGGCCCACAGCCAGGCGCTGTGGGATGCACCAAGCAAGGTGCTGGCCGACGACGAGCCCGACCCGCAGTTGCTGATGAGCCACCAGTTGGCACCGGAGCTGAACGGCGTGCACCGCGAGCTGATTTTGGTGTCGGCCTACTTCGTGCCGGGCCAGCCGGGCTTGCTGTACCTGACCAGCCGCGCCGACGCCGGCACTTCAGTGAAGCTCTTGACCAACTCGCTGGAAGCCACTGACGTGCCAGCGGTGCATGGCGGCTACGCGCCCTACCGGCGCGCCTTGCTGGAGCATGGCGTGCAGCTGTACGAGCTGCGCCGCCAGCCGGGCGATGCGATTACCCGGCGCGGGCTGACCTTCCACGGCAGCTCCGACTCCAGCCTGCACAGCAAGGCGATGGTGTTCGACCGGCACAAGACCTTCATCGGCTCGTTCAACTTCGACCCGCGCTCGGTGCTGTGGAACACCGAGGTGGGGGTACTGGTGGACAGCCCGGAGCTGGCTGAGTACACCCGCGAACTGGCGCTGCAGGGCATGGCCCCGGCGCTGAGCTACCAGCCGCAGCTGGTGGACGGGAAGATGGTGTGGGTGACCGAGGACAACGGCCAGCGGCATGTGCTGCTGACCGAGCCGGGTGGCTGGTGGCGGCGATTCAATGCCTGGGTGAGCAAGGCGGTGGGGCTGGAGAAAATGTTGTAG
- a CDS encoding MFS transporter has protein sequence MRWGTYFAVLASVLSVGLALGVSMPLVSLRLEGWGFGGFAIGVMAAMPAVGVLIGASLASRLAGWVGVPMAMRLCLWGGALSIGLVALLPSYPLWLALRLLIGMSLTVVFILGESWINQLVVEHWRGRLVALYGSSYALSQLAGPLVLGFLGSDDDFGFWAATGILLLAPLILLGRGGAPTTEACSVTLGDLVGFCRRLPVIAWAIALFAAFEAMILTLLPVYCLQQGFTTELALFMVSTVVVGDAVLQLPIGALADRMSRRALFSGCALTLMVSSLAIPLLLHTPVIWPLWVLFGASAGGLFTLSLVLIGERYRDDALVRANAHVAQLWGIGCLIGPLLAGAGSQWISGHALPLLMAAGAAGLVLLTRRKDAFEPEPASPL, from the coding sequence ATGCGTTGGGGAACCTACTTTGCCGTACTGGCGTCGGTGCTCAGTGTCGGGCTCGCGCTCGGCGTGAGCATGCCGCTGGTGTCCCTGCGCCTGGAGGGCTGGGGCTTTGGCGGGTTCGCCATCGGCGTCATGGCCGCGATGCCGGCGGTCGGCGTGCTGATCGGTGCCAGCCTGGCCAGCCGCCTGGCCGGCTGGGTCGGGGTACCCATGGCCATGCGCCTGTGCCTGTGGGGCGGGGCATTGTCGATCGGGTTGGTGGCGCTGTTGCCCAGCTACCCGCTGTGGCTGGCGCTGCGCCTGCTGATCGGCATGTCGTTGACGGTGGTGTTCATCCTTGGCGAAAGCTGGATCAACCAGTTGGTGGTCGAGCACTGGCGCGGCCGCCTGGTGGCCTTGTACGGCAGCAGCTACGCGCTCAGCCAGCTGGCCGGGCCACTGGTGCTGGGTTTTCTCGGGTCGGACGACGACTTCGGCTTCTGGGCCGCCACCGGCATTCTGCTGCTGGCACCCCTGATACTGCTGGGCCGCGGCGGCGCGCCGACCACCGAGGCCTGCAGCGTCACCCTGGGCGACCTGGTGGGCTTTTGCCGGCGCCTGCCGGTGATCGCCTGGGCCATTGCCCTGTTCGCTGCCTTCGAGGCGATGATTCTCACCCTGCTGCCGGTGTACTGCCTGCAGCAGGGCTTCACCACCGAACTTGCGCTGTTCATGGTCAGCACCGTGGTGGTGGGCGATGCGGTGCTGCAGTTGCCCATCGGCGCGCTGGCCGACCGCATGTCGCGGCGCGCGCTGTTCAGCGGCTGTGCCTTGACCTTGATGGTGTCCAGCCTGGCCATTCCGTTGTTGCTGCACACACCGGTGATCTGGCCGTTGTGGGTGCTGTTCGGCGCCAGTGCCGGCGGGCTGTTCACCCTGTCGCTGGTGCTGATCGGCGAGCGTTATCGGGATGATGCGCTGGTACGGGCCAATGCCCATGTGGCGCAATTGTGGGGCATCGGCTGCCTGATCGGGCCTTTGCTGGCCGGGGCTGGCAGCCAGTGGATCAGCGGGCATGCCTTGCCGTTGCTGATGGCCGCGGGGGCGGCGGGGCTGGTGCTGCTGACCCGGCGCAAGGATGCTTTCGAGCCGGAACCAGCCAGCCCCCTGTAG
- a CDS encoding cupin domain-containing protein, which produces MDVGERLQAIRKLKGLSQRELAKRAGVTNSTISMIEKNSVSPSISSLRKVLSGIPMSMVEFFSVELAPESPTQIVYKAHELIDISDGAVTMKLVGKSHPNRAIAFLNEVYPPGADTGEEMLTHDGEETGILLEGRLELVVGTETFLLEAGDSYYFESTRPHRFRNPFDEPARLISAATPSNF; this is translated from the coding sequence TTGGACGTCGGTGAACGACTGCAAGCCATCCGCAAGCTCAAGGGCCTGTCCCAGCGCGAACTCGCCAAACGCGCCGGGGTGACCAACAGCACCATCTCGATGATCGAGAAGAACAGCGTGAGCCCGTCCATCAGCTCCCTGCGCAAGGTGCTCAGCGGTATCCCCATGTCCATGGTCGAGTTCTTCTCGGTGGAACTGGCGCCCGAAAGCCCCACGCAGATCGTCTACAAGGCCCACGAGCTGATTGACATCTCCGACGGCGCCGTGACCATGAAGCTGGTCGGCAAGTCGCACCCCAACCGCGCCATCGCCTTTCTCAACGAGGTCTACCCGCCCGGCGCCGACACCGGTGAAGAAATGCTCACCCACGATGGCGAAGAAACCGGCATTTTGCTCGAAGGCCGCCTGGAACTGGTGGTCGGCACCGAGACCTTCCTGCTCGAAGCTGGCGACAGCTACTACTTCGAAAGCACCCGCCCGCACCGTTTTCGCAACCCGTTTGACGAGCCGGCACGCCTGATTAGCGCGGCTACCCCATCGAACTTTTGA
- the alr gene encoding alanine racemase: MRPARALIDLQALRHNYRLARELTGAKALAVVKADAYGHGAVRCALALEPEADGFAVACIEEALELRAAGIKAPVLLLEGFFEASELALIAEHDLWCVVHSPWQLEAIEKTPVRKPLTLWLKMDTGMHRVGIHPKDYHDAYQRLLASGKVARIVLMSHFARADELDAAATEQQVAVFEAAREGLKAECSLRNSPAVLGWPSIQSDWVRPGIMLYGASPFEAEQAQASRLQPVMTLQSRVISVRELPAGEPVGYGAKFISPRPTRVGVVAMGYADGYPRQAPTGTPVVVAGKRAQLIGRVSMDMLCIDLTEVPEATVGSPVELWGKQVLASDVAQQAGTIPYQIFCNLKRVPRDYIGE, from the coding sequence ATGCGCCCCGCCCGCGCCCTGATCGACCTCCAGGCCCTGCGCCACAACTACCGCCTTGCCCGTGAACTGACCGGCGCCAAGGCCCTTGCCGTGGTCAAGGCCGACGCATACGGCCATGGCGCGGTGCGCTGCGCCCTGGCTCTGGAACCCGAAGCCGACGGCTTTGCCGTGGCCTGCATCGAGGAAGCGCTGGAACTGCGCGCAGCCGGCATCAAGGCCCCGGTGCTGCTGCTCGAAGGCTTTTTCGAGGCCAGCGAGCTGGCGCTGATCGCCGAGCACGACCTGTGGTGCGTGGTGCACTCGCCGTGGCAGCTCGAGGCGATCGAAAAGACCCCAGTGCGCAAGCCGCTGACCCTGTGGCTGAAGATGGACACCGGCATGCACCGCGTCGGCATCCACCCCAAGGACTACCACGACGCCTACCAGCGCCTGCTGGCCAGCGGCAAGGTCGCGCGCATCGTGCTGATGAGCCACTTTGCCCGCGCCGACGAGCTGGACGCCGCCGCCACCGAGCAGCAGGTAGCCGTGTTCGAGGCCGCCCGTGAGGGCCTGAAGGCCGAATGCAGCCTGCGCAACTCGCCGGCGGTGCTGGGCTGGCCGAGTATTCAGAGTGATTGGGTGCGCCCGGGCATCATGCTCTATGGCGCCAGCCCGTTCGAGGCCGAACAGGCCCAGGCCAGCCGCCTGCAACCGGTGATGACCCTGCAATCGCGGGTCATCAGCGTGCGCGAACTGCCTGCCGGCGAGCCGGTGGGTTATGGTGCCAAGTTCATCAGCCCGCGCCCCACCCGGGTGGGCGTGGTCGCCATGGGCTACGCCGACGGCTACCCGCGCCAGGCGCCTACCGGCACCCCGGTGGTGGTGGCCGGCAAGCGTGCCCAACTGATCGGCCGGGTGTCGATGGACATGCTCTGCATCGACCTCACCGAGGTGCCCGAAGCCACCGTCGGCAGCCCGGTGGAGCTGTGGGGCAAGCAGGTGCTGGCCAGCGACGTGGCGCAGCAGGCCGGGACCATTCCGTACCAGATCTTCTGCAACCTGAAGCGCGTGCCGCGGGACTATATCGGCGAATAA
- a CDS encoding PLP-dependent aminotransferase family protein: protein MTLYLNLAELLGSRIEQGLYRPGQRLPSVRALSVEHGVSLSTVQQAYRMLEDNGLVSPRPKSGYFVAEDRQLPALPDISRPAQRPVDISQWEQVLELVRSTPQRDVIQLGRGMPDVDSPTLKPLLRSLAQISRRMDMPGLYYDNIHGNLQMREQIARLMLDSGCRLGPADLVVTTGCHEALSCSIRAVCQPGDIVAVDSPSFHGAMQTLKGLGMKALEIPTDPITGISLEALELALEQWPIKLIQITPNCNNPLGYIMPEARKKALLTLAQRYDVAILEDDVYGDLAYTYPRPSTVKSFDDDGRVLLCSSFSKTLAPGLRVGWVAPGRYLERVLHMKYISTGSTACQPQLAIADFIADGHYQPHLRRMRSQYQRGRDQMCDWVARYFPPGTRASRPQGGFMLWVELPESFDTLRLNRALLEQGVQIAVGSIFSASGKYRNCLRMNFAARPTPQIEEAVRKVGQTAVRLLEQEQSAG, encoded by the coding sequence GTGACTCTCTACCTCAACCTGGCAGAACTGCTCGGATCGCGCATCGAGCAGGGCCTGTACCGCCCCGGGCAGCGTCTGCCGTCGGTGCGGGCGCTGAGCGTCGAGCACGGCGTCAGCCTGAGCACCGTGCAGCAGGCCTACCGCATGCTGGAGGACAACGGCCTGGTGTCGCCCAGGCCCAAATCCGGCTATTTCGTCGCCGAAGACCGCCAACTGCCGGCACTGCCGGACATCAGCCGGCCGGCCCAGCGGCCTGTGGATATCTCCCAGTGGGAGCAGGTGCTGGAGCTGGTGCGCAGCACCCCGCAGCGCGATGTGATCCAGCTCGGGCGCGGCATGCCTGACGTCGACAGCCCGACCCTCAAGCCGCTATTGCGCAGCCTGGCGCAGATCAGCCGGCGCATGGACATGCCCGGGCTGTATTACGACAACATTCACGGCAACCTACAGATGCGCGAGCAGATCGCCCGGCTGATGCTCGACTCCGGCTGCCGCCTGGGCCCGGCCGACCTGGTGGTGACCACCGGCTGCCACGAGGCGCTGTCGTGCAGCATCCGTGCAGTGTGCCAGCCCGGCGATATCGTCGCGGTGGACTCGCCGAGCTTCCACGGCGCCATGCAGACCCTCAAGGGCTTAGGGATGAAGGCCCTGGAGATCCCCACCGACCCGATCACCGGCATCAGCCTCGAAGCCCTCGAGCTGGCCCTGGAACAGTGGCCGATCAAGCTCATCCAGATCACACCCAACTGCAACAACCCGCTCGGCTACATCATGCCCGAGGCACGCAAGAAGGCCCTGCTGACCCTGGCCCAGCGCTACGACGTGGCGATTCTGGAAGACGATGTGTACGGCGACCTGGCCTACACCTACCCGCGCCCAAGCACGGTGAAGTCGTTCGATGACGATGGCCGCGTGCTGCTGTGCAGCTCGTTCTCCAAGACCCTGGCCCCTGGCCTGCGGGTCGGCTGGGTGGCGCCGGGGCGCTACCTGGAGCGGGTGCTGCACATGAAGTACATCAGCACCGGCAGCACCGCCTGCCAGCCGCAACTGGCGATTGCCGACTTCATCGCCGACGGCCACTACCAGCCGCACCTGCGACGTATGCGCAGCCAGTACCAGCGCGGCCGCGACCAGATGTGCGACTGGGTGGCCCGGTACTTTCCGCCGGGCACCCGCGCCAGCCGGCCCCAGGGCGGCTTCATGCTGTGGGTGGAGCTGCCGGAAAGTTTCGATACGCTGCGCCTGAACCGGGCTTTACTGGAGCAGGGCGTGCAGATTGCCGTGGGCAGCATCTTTTCGGCCTCGGGCAAGTACCGCAACTGCTTGCGCATGAACTTCGCCGCGCGGCCGACGCCGCAAATCGAGGAGGCCGTGCGCAAGGTGGGGCAAACCGCCGTTCGTCTACTGGAACAGGAACAATCTGCCGGGTAA